The following are from one region of the Nicotiana tabacum cultivar K326 chromosome 3, ASM71507v2, whole genome shotgun sequence genome:
- the LOC142177709 gene encoding uncharacterized protein LOC142177709 — protein sequence MEGDHLFDFDDWRNFLVYWKGDFQYKKTIKSFLSNSQWKKLRESIFGNFFRLQSVKFSGKLMHCVLLSEIVSNEPDSMTFKVFDRDIKFTRDAFHIITGLKSYSSLDMKGLNEKENRLLRVYFPGKDKIELADLYSFISSRPHGTTSSFASRDDDALKLATLYFIESILMGKRKNRNVSEQIMKIVDDDALCASFNWGSLAYKTLLKSLKSCLKSNENDVEKEKEKEKDIDSYTLVGFPFAFCVWIMEVLPISKRNNL from the coding sequence ATGGAAGGCGATCATTTGTTTGATTTTGACGATTGGCGTAATTTTCTGGTATATTGGAAAGGAGATTTTCAATATAAGAAAACAATTAAAAGTTTTCTGTCGAATAGCCAATGGAAGAAATTGAGGGAAAgtatttttggcaacttcttcAGATTACAAAGTGTGAAGTTCTCGGGTAAACTTATGCACTGTGTATTGCTTTCTGAAATTGTTAGTAATGAACCTGATTCGATGACCTTCAAGGTATTTGACCGCGATATTAAGTTTACTCGTGATGCATTCCATATTATTACTGGTTTGAAGTCTTATTCGTCGCTTGACATGAAAGGTTTAAATGAGAAAGAGAATAGGCTTTTAAGAGTCTATTTCCCTGGAAAGGACAAAATTGAGTTGGCTGATTTGTATAGTTTTATTTCTAGTCGCCCACATGGTACAACTTCATCATTTGCTAGTCGTGATGATGATGCTTTGAAGTTGGCAACACTCTATtttattgagtcgattttgatgGGCAAGAGGAAAAATAGGAATGTGTCGGAGCAAATAATGAAAATTGTTGACGATGATGCACTTTGCGCTTCCTTCAACTGGGGCTCTCTTGCTTATAAGACGCTATTAAAATCATTGAAGAGTTGCTTGAAATCAAATGAGAATGATGttgagaaggagaaagagaaagaaaaagatattgATAGCTACACTTTAGTTGGCTTTCCTTTTGCGTTTTGTGTCTGGATTATGGAAGTACTTCCTATTTCCAAGAGAAACAATTTGTGA